A genomic window from Bacillota bacterium includes:
- the cbiM gene encoding cobalt transporter CbiM, translated as MHIPDGYLSPQTAIPLIGAMIPIWGVAIKKVKSTLKKREVPLLAIGAAFSFTIMMFNLPIPGGSSAHAVGAVLVAILLGPWAACIGVSIALIIQALVFGDGGVLAIGANCFNMGVAMPFAGYFVYKLVKGKSDMLSNRGIIAAALGGYVGLNLAAFFTALEFGTQYHLFQAADGTPLYFMYPIKIAVGAMMAEHLIFAGPVEGVVTVLGMVFAVKNYPSIASGKVLVKADN; from the coding sequence ATGCATATTCCAGATGGTTACCTGAGTCCGCAAACGGCAATTCCGCTGATCGGGGCCATGATCCCGATCTGGGGAGTAGCCATAAAAAAAGTCAAATCAACACTAAAAAAGAGAGAAGTACCGCTTCTAGCTATAGGAGCCGCTTTTTCTTTTACCATTATGATGTTTAACTTGCCGATACCCGGCGGAAGTTCTGCTCATGCGGTTGGAGCGGTATTGGTCGCGATACTGCTTGGCCCCTGGGCGGCGTGTATTGGGGTATCAATAGCTTTGATAATCCAGGCGTTGGTTTTTGGAGATGGAGGGGTGCTGGCCATTGGGGCTAACTGTTTTAACATGGGAGTAGCGATGCCCTTCGCGGGATATTTTGTCTACAAGTTAGTAAAAGGGAAATCGGACATGTTGTCTAACCGCGGCATAATCGCGGCGGCGCTAGGGGGATACGTGGGTTTGAACTTGGCTGCTTTTTTTACGGCGCTTGAGTTTGGCACCCAGTATCATCTCTTTCAGGCGGCTGATGGCACGCCCCTCTACTTCATGTATCCGATTAAGATCGCTGTTGGCGCCATGATGGCGGAACACTTGATTTTTGCTGGTCCAGTTGAGGGAGTGGTAACGGTTTTGGGGATGGTCTTCGCCGTAAAAAACTACCCATCAATTGCCTCGGGCAAGGTCTTAGTCAAAGCAGATAATTAG
- a CDS encoding cobalamin biosynthesis protein, which produces MIKDFRNLWLALGVLIILSPLGLIATGTAFGEWSKEELLAEVGFIPAGLEKFADMWKYVLLPDYSIPGLEGPLQSAFGYIFSAVIGVALVVAVIMMFSRIVRE; this is translated from the coding sequence GTGATTAAGGACTTTCGAAACTTGTGGCTTGCTTTAGGGGTTTTAATTATTTTATCTCCGCTCGGTTTGATCGCTACAGGGACTGCCTTTGGCGAATGGTCAAAGGAGGAACTATTGGCCGAGGTCGGTTTTATTCCAGCTGGTTTAGAAAAGTTCGCTGATATGTGGAAATATGTGCTATTACCTGATTACAGCATACCGGGCCTGGAAGGTCCTCTGCAATCAGCTTTTGGTTATATCTTTTCCGCTGTTATCGGGGTTGCCCTGGTCGTGGCCGTTATAATGATGTTCTCCAGAATTGTCCGCGAGTAG
- the cbiQ gene encoding cobalt ECF transporter T component CbiQ, which translates to MLPEWMVEKQGSSVTRQTKTIRRPYHYLTKSIGQMNKAIFDDLSTERYASLKGLWQQLDPRIKLISTVVLIALAALAKSLWVLLGLLGCSIGLMKASRLPVWTLQKRIWGFVPLLTLLAALPGTLNIFVDGDPLLYLYQSPYPDKIFGLIDLPTSIYITRQGSRAALFLVMRVGISVSMGTLLTLTTPIAKLLKSLRVLRIPPLFVMMIEMSYRYLILLLHTSIEMFEARSLRTVGELSLRQKRALVGSSIGALFAKSMVLSDEVYMAMSARGYTGEAVSIGQVQLKRLDLNWIGFLLIIVLITIMGELKLV; encoded by the coding sequence ATGCTGCCTGAATGGATGGTCGAGAAACAAGGGAGTAGTGTAACCAGGCAAACGAAAACAATTCGTCGGCCTTACCATTACTTGACGAAAAGTATTGGCCAAATGAACAAGGCGATTTTTGACGACCTGTCGACGGAACGATACGCTTCCCTGAAAGGACTCTGGCAGCAACTTGATCCAAGAATCAAGTTGATCTCGACTGTGGTGTTGATTGCCCTAGCGGCCCTGGCCAAGAGCCTCTGGGTTCTATTGGGTCTCCTGGGCTGTTCAATTGGCTTGATGAAAGCCTCGCGGTTACCTGTATGGACCTTACAAAAACGAATATGGGGTTTTGTCCCCCTGTTAACGCTCTTGGCAGCCCTCCCGGGAACGTTAAACATTTTTGTCGACGGAGATCCTTTGCTGTATCTCTATCAATCTCCTTACCCAGACAAAATATTTGGTCTTATTGACCTACCTACCAGCATTTATATAACTAGACAAGGAAGCCGGGCAGCCTTATTCTTGGTCATGCGGGTGGGAATATCGGTTTCTATGGGCACTCTCTTGACTCTCACTACGCCGATCGCGAAACTTCTCAAGTCATTGCGGGTGTTGAGAATTCCGCCATTGTTTGTTATGATGATTGAAATGAGTTATCGATACCTGATTCTGCTTCTTCATACTTCGATTGAGATGTTTGAAGCGCGCAGCTTGCGGACGGTAGGTGAACTTTCCTTACGGCAAAAACGAGCTCTGGTTGGTTCTTCAATTGGGGCCTTGTTTGCTAAGAGCATGGTGCTCTCGGATGAGGTTTACATGGCGATGAGTGCCCGAGGCTATACCGGGGAAGCGGTAAGTATAGGCCAAGTACAATTAAAAAGGTTAGATTTGAACTGGATAGGGTTTCTGTTAATAATAGTACTCATTACAATCATGGGGGAATTGAAACTTGTCTAA
- a CDS encoding ABC transporter ATP-binding protein, translated as MFGYSPGEPVFERISLTIYPGEKICILGANGSGKSTLLKLICGLVFPWAGQFTAFGDEISEKYFENDVLAKEYHRRVGFVFQNSDAQLFSTRVWDEIAFGPLQMGWGSEAVKQRVEDVLKMLNLCHLRDRSPYRLSGGEKKKVAVAAVLALNPEVLVLDEPTNGLDPKTQRWLTELLLELNNHGRTIITATHNLELAHAISDRVLVLSEQHELVYDGPSLAALENKELLMSVNLIDEYCHNHGDGAHIHLHTHD; from the coding sequence ATGTTCGGCTATAGTCCGGGCGAACCAGTTTTTGAGAGAATTAGCTTGACCATTTATCCGGGCGAGAAGATTTGTATACTCGGGGCGAACGGATCTGGAAAATCAACGCTGTTAAAGCTCATCTGCGGTTTGGTTTTTCCTTGGGCGGGGCAGTTCACGGCTTTTGGGGATGAAATCAGTGAAAAATACTTTGAAAATGACGTCCTGGCTAAAGAATATCATCGGCGAGTGGGATTTGTCTTTCAAAACTCTGATGCCCAGCTTTTTTCCACCAGGGTTTGGGATGAGATCGCTTTTGGACCGCTGCAGATGGGGTGGGGAAGCGAGGCCGTCAAGCAAAGAGTCGAGGACGTGCTGAAAATGCTAAATCTTTGCCATTTACGGGACAGGTCACCGTATCGTTTGAGTGGGGGGGAGAAAAAGAAGGTCGCAGTGGCCGCGGTCCTGGCGTTAAACCCTGAGGTATTAGTTTTGGATGAACCAACCAATGGTCTGGACCCGAAAACGCAAAGGTGGTTGACAGAATTATTGCTCGAACTGAATAATCATGGCCGCACCATCATCACTGCTACGCATAATTTGGAATTGGCTCATGCCATTTCTGACCGTGTTCTTGTTTTATCAGAGCAGCATGAACTAGTCTATGATGGACCGAGTTTAGCTGCTTTAGAAAACAAAGAGTTATTGATGTCGGTCAATCTGATTGACGAATACTGTCACAATCATGGGGATGGGGCGCATATTCATCTGCATACTCATGATTAA
- the nikR gene encoding nickel-responsive transcriptional regulator NikR, translating to MAEELVRFGVSMNAQLLAKFDRLIRRKGYANRSEAIRDMVRGLLVDEEWQTGSSEVVGTATLVYDHHVNNLATTLNEIQHDHHSVIISTLHVHLDHHNCLEVLVLKGKADEIKQVGERLISVKGVKHGKLVFTSTGKELT from the coding sequence ATGGCAGAGGAACTGGTCCGTTTTGGTGTCTCGATGAATGCCCAGTTATTAGCTAAGTTCGATCGGCTGATCCGGCGCAAGGGTTATGCTAACCGGTCAGAAGCCATTCGCGATATGGTGCGCGGGCTATTAGTTGACGAGGAGTGGCAAACTGGTTCATCAGAGGTGGTTGGCACGGCGACCCTGGTCTATGATCACCACGTCAACAACTTGGCCACAACCTTAAATGAAATTCAGCATGATCATCACTCTGTGATTATTTCGACGCTCCATGTCCATCTGGATCACCACAACTGCCTGGAGGTCCTGGTCCTGAAGGGAAAAGCGGATGAGATCAAGCAGGTGGGGGAGCGACTGATCTCAGTGAAAGGCGTCAAGCACGGT